TACAAAAAGCCCGTTCGGTCGGTTCTGTGGACCACAACGGACGTGTCGTTGAAGGAGTTTTTGACGGTTTGAATATGGTTGGGCCGGATGGAAAGCAGTATAATGTGCCGGCGAACTATGCTTCCAAATCAAAACTGGTTGAGGGTGATGTATTAAAACTGACCATTTCTAATGATGGTTCTTTTGTTTTTAAGCAGATTGGCCCAGTTGAGAGAAAAAGATTGATCGGTATGCTCACTCAAGAAGAGTCAACGGGCGAATATCAGGTTTTAGCAAACGGTAAAAACTATAAGGTTCTTTTGGCAAGTATTACGTATTTTAAAGGAGAAGTCGGGGATGAAGTAGTTATACTGGTTCCAACAAACAAGCAAACGGAATGGGCGGCCGTGGAAAATATTGTTAAAGGCGGTGAAAGCCAACTGATTATTGATAACGGCGTAAGTACGGTAGCAATTCATGATGAGGAAGTAATTCCTGAAAAGGAGAAGGTTATAGACGATTTAGAAATATAGAAGTTGATAATTTCTTAATAGGAAGACTATACCGCTGGGCTGGCCAGTACATTTTCTTCGAAAATTCCCTGGCTGGTGCAGGGTCTTTTTTGTAATAGTTATGCAGATTGCAAATCTTTAAAATTCGCGCTAGTATAGTAGGTACCAAGAATAATGGATTGAATTATGTCCCAAACAATATATCGAAAATATCGGCCGCAGTCTTTTAAAGATCTGGTTGATCAAAACCACATACGCATCACACTGATTAACGAATTAGAAAGCGGGAGAATCGCGCATGCTTATTTATTTACCGGACCGCGCGGTGTGGGTAAAACAACGATCGCGAGGCTTTTCGCGAAATCCCTGAACTGTAAAAAACGCAAAAAAGATTCTGCCGAACCGTGTAACGAATGCTCATCCTGCAAAGACATTATGAAAGGACGGCTACTTGATCTGATTGAAATTGACGCCGCATCTCATACCGGCGTAGATAATGTCAGACAAAATATAATTGACAATGCCCGCGTTGCAACTGTCTCAAGCACTTACAAAGTATTCATCATAGATGAAGTACACATGCTTTCAATTTCAGCATTTAATGCTCTATTGAAGACATTGGAGGAACCGCCGGAAAATGTTGTGTTTATCCTAGCGACGACGGAGGTACACAAAGTGCCACAAACCATTATTTCCCGTTGTCAGCGTTTTGATTTTCAGAAGGTTGGTGTAAAAGATCTGGTTCTACGGTTGAACACTATTATTAGTCAGGAAAAAGTGCAGATTGATGATGCGGTTTTGAAGGCGATTGCCCTGGCATCTGACGGTAGCGTGCGTGATGCGGAAAGTATGCTGGGACAGGTACTGTCACTTGGTGAAAAGAAAATTACCATGGACCACATTGATCTGATCGTTCCTCATTCAGACGATACTTTGGTAATCCAATTTTTGAGTTTGGTTGCGATGGGCAACACGCCTGCATCAATAGAACTGGTAAACAGACTGGTAGATGAAGGCGGTAATGTCAGGAATTTTGTTAAAAATATAATAGAGGTTCTGCGGAGAATTATGTTACTGAATATTTCCAGTTCGCTGGAGAAATTTGTTGTGTATGAAATGGATGATGAACTCCAGAAAGAAATGACAAATATATCAAATCGTTATGATTCTAAAGAATTGATCCGATGGATTAATATTTTCCTAGAAGTTGAACCCATGATTAAAACACAGACTGATATTATACAGCTGCCACTTGAAATAGCTGTTCTTGAGATTATTGAAGGAGATAAAGATATATCATTACCGGGTGAAAAAAATCGACCGTCATTTACACCTAGTTTTCAATCTCCGGTTAAAAAGAGTAAAGCCGAAATAAAACCATTACCAACGGTACAAAGGATTGTTAAAGAAGAAATTGAACCGATATTTGCTGAAAAGAAGAAGGATGCGAAAACAGATGAAATAAAAAAAGAGGTGCCGATTATTAAACTGTCAGAAATTGAGAAAAAGTGGAGAACGTTTTTAAAAAAATTAAAAGCGCATAATCATTCTCTGTCGCTTACTTTAAGTGTAGGGGAAGTTGTAGAAATCAGCGGTAAAATCATTACCATCGCTTTTGGTTTTCAATTCTATATGGACCGGGTGTGGGAGGCAAAAAATAAGCAGATTATTGAAAATGTACTGGATGAGGTTTATGAAACCCCACTTACTTTCACTTGTGTAATTGATAATGCTCTGAGGGATAAAAAGATACCGGAACACAATAAAAGTGAAGAAGAAAGCAGTGAATTGAAGGATGCGCTTGACACCTTCGGTGGTAAAGTGGTAGAAGGTTAAATAAGAATATTACTGTCACGCGGTAATTGGGGGATTATTTTTTTGAAAAAATCATTGGGGAGTAGCTCCGTTCATTCCACAAACGGAATGCACGGACGAGCAAGCGGTAATTATTTACATACTTGCTTTAACAATACATCATTGGGGAGTAGCCAAGTGGTAAGGCAACGGGTTCTGGTCCCGTCACCGGGGGTTCTGCGCCCGAGGCGCACTCGCCTCCGGCGAGGAATCCTAAAATCTAAAACACAATGTATTCAACCTATGTAATAAAAAGTATACATTTCCAAAGTAGGTACGTTGGCAGTACAGATAATGTTGAAAAAAGAGTAGAAGAACATAATAACGGCAAGTGTAGATATACTAAGGGACGATCACCGTGGGTATTGATTTATAAAGAAGATTTTAATAGCAGATCTGAGGCAATGAAAAGAGAAAAGTTTTTGAAATCCGGTAAAGGTAGAAAATTGCTTGATGAAAAACTGAAAAAAATAGCAGATATCGAAAACAAAAATATTTAAACGATGGGGAGTAGCCAAGCGGTAAGGCAACGGGTTCTGGTCCCGTCACCGGGGGTTCGAATCCCTCCTCCCCAGCCAAAAGGATTTTAGAAAGAATCAACGTGAATAGAGCACGTTGTTTTTTTATTAGTGTGGATTCGAACGGGCAGAAGCGAAACAATCCGGAGCGAAGTGAAGGAGCAGTAGAGCGTCGACAAATGCGAGCCTGCGTAGCATTTGGCGCTGCCCAGGACGAGAATCCCTCCTCCCCAACCACGGGTCATCAGACCCTTCACCTGTCACAACCAAGCAAGCTTGGTTGTTTTAGGTTGCGGGTCTGTGCCCCTTTCCCCAACCCGCCAAGGGCGGGTCGGGGGCCCCATTTTTTGGTTTTATTTTCTGTCTCGGCGAAGATGAGCTCGGCTAGTCAAGCCAATGCCTTGCGCGCTCCTGTTGCGCTCAGGATAAATAATGAATAAAGATGTTTGTTTATAAATGGGATTTGAACGGATGTGCTAAGCAAGGACGTTCTGGCTATTATTGACATGCCAACCTACATAATGTAAGTTGCACACTGCGTAGCTCATCTTCAGTCTGAAAGGGAGGAAAAGCATGAGCTTCAGTGACTTGATATTGCGGATGTACTGTCTTAGTCCATTCCGCTTCACGGCAACCAAGTGCGGTCATCGCACAAAGCGTACCGGAAAGTTGTCCGCGTTCGGACTCACTGTGATCTGCAGGAGCCCCATGAACACTGACGGTTCGGTGGATTACTGTCATGACTGCCTTGGCAGTATGACCATCCAATGCGTGTGGTGCGGTGAACCGATTCTTGTCGGTGATCCGATTACGCTGTACACGCCTGCGATTGCACTGTTTGCGCCGGTAGATGAATGGTGTATTCCCAAACATGCGGTCATCTACCGCAAAGAGCATCCTGTTCAACTCGTCGGTTGCCTCAGAATGAGTTGCGCCGATTCCAGCGCGGATCGAGCAGGGTTCTGGCTTCCGGGTGAAGACGGTAAAGGCCGTGTCCTGCGGGTACAAACTGCACTTGAAGCCATCCTTAACGCACCTGTATCGTCAATCATGCTGGTGCGCGACACGCACGACTTCGCTTGAAGCGATGAATTTGACGTTCATTCCTCTCGATAACCATCCGGCTAGGTAGCCACCAAATTCCGGTAGGTATGGCGGGCTGACATTTCATGATGTTAGCTCTTTTTATTGGAAAAATGACTGCATAATTAAACCCCTATACTTAGTTTTATATTTTTTTAAATTGATAATCCGTGCAAATCTGCTATAATTAAATCCGATATAAATAATCATTAACATCAATTGATATGGGAAATTTAGCAGGTTCTCAAACAGAAGAAAATTTGCTCAAAGCATTTGCCGGGGAATCACAGGCCAGAATGCGTTATGATTATTTTTCCAAGCAGGCAAAAAAAGAAGGACTGGAACAGATCTTCGGGTTTTTTGAGGAGACGGCGATGAACGAACGCGAGCATGCCAAAGTGTTTTTTAAATTCCTGGAAGGCAATATGGTGGAAATTACCGCGACCTATCCGGCGGGAAAAATCGGAACTACATTGGAAAACCTGAAAGCGGCGGCGGATGGGGAGAACGAAGAATGGACGAAGCTCTATCCGGAATTTGCAAAAGTTGCTGACGAGGAAGGATTTAAGGAAATTGCCAATGCCTTTCGGAATATCGCTAAAGTAGAGGAACAACACGAAAAAAGATACAGAAAACTGTATCAAAATCTGGACGAAGGAAAAGTATTTGTCAGTGGAGATAAAATAGTCTGGAAATGTCGGAATTGCGGCTATTTGCATGAGGGCACAAAGGCTCCGAATATCTGCCCGGCTTGCCAGCATCCGCAGGCTCACTTTGAAATATTTAAACAAAATTATTAATAACTAGAAAGGATTAAACCCATGAAAATTACCAAGAAAAGAGTTCCAACTTCATCGTCAACCGGCGAACACGTTAAGTTCGATAAACTGATTGAACATACCAATAAGATAAAAGGTAAGTACAGCTCGATGGATGATGAAACAAAAAAGAAAGTAATGTTGGGTTTGGCGGGTGCATTTGCTATATTGACCAGCATTGCGACGGTAAAAAGAGTGAATAAAACACGAAAAAAGATAAAGGCTAGAAAGGATTCCAAGCGAGAAGGATTATGACCAAAAAAAACCGAAAAGTAAGCGTTGCTTTTTTTGAGGTTGAGCAGTGGGAAAAAGAATATTTAGAAAAAAGATTAAAAGGATTTGAACTAATTTTTTTTGGTAAAACAGCGGACAAGGAAAGTCTGAACAGTATTCAGAATGTCAGCATCTTGTCTCCTTTTATCTATTCTAAAATAAGCAAGGATATTCTATTAGCCCTACCTAACCTGAAATTAGTGGCGACCCGCTCTACCGGATTTGATCACATTGATCTGGTGTCGGCGCGCAAATTAAATATCAAAGTGGCGAATGTCCCGACGTACGGAGCGAATACGGTTGCGGAGCATACCTTCGCCTTAATCCTTTCGTTGAGCAGGAAAATCCATCAGGCTTATGAGCGGACATCACGGGGAAATTTCAGCCTGGAGGGATTGCGCGGTTTTGACCTTAGAGATAAAACGATCGGTGTGGTCGGCGGGGGAAATATCGGACAGCATGTTGTGCGGATCGCGCAGGGGTTCAACATGAAAGTAATCGTATATGATGTTCACCGCGACCGGAAATTAGCAAAGAAAATGGGTTTTGAGTATGTGACGCTTAACCGGCTGATCAGTACATCAAATATTATTACCCTCCACGCGCCATATAACAAAAAAACCCATCACATGATCAATAGGCAGAATATTAAGCTGGTAAAAGACGGGGCAATGATTATCAATACTGCCCGTGGAGGCCTGATTGATACTACGGCATTAATAGACGGGTTGCGCGACGGCAAGCTAGCCGGTATTGGATTAGATGTTTTGGAAGAAGAAAAATACATTCTGAAAGAAGAAGCGGAACTATTATCCCCGCACTTCATCAGTAAAAATCAGCAGAATATAAAAGAAAATCTGGAGACAGTCGTGGAAGGACATATGCTACTCATGTCGGATAAAGTTGTAGTAACTCCGCACAATGCATTTAACAGCAAGGAGGCACTGGAAAGAATATTGGATACGACCATTGAAAATATTACTTCCTTCAGTAAGAAAATAAGGATGAAAAACTTAGTTAAATAGCTTGAGCCAGTTCAAAAAAACCGTCTGATTTAGACGGTTTTTTGTTATTGATATTCTTGATATACTTATTATGTAATGAAAAGAAAAGCACTAATTCTTGGCGCTACGGGATATTTAGGGTCGGAAGTTGTAAATAACGCTCCCGAAAATCTTGTTTTGTATTTTGGAAGTAGAGATGTGAGAATCGCAGGACATAATCAAGTAATGGTCGACCTGCTTGATTATGATACCGTAAAAAAGGCGATTGCTGATATTGCTCCTGACATTATTATTCATTCGGCAAGATTAGGCGAATTTGATGATGATCCAGTAAAGGCCAAAGAGGTAACCGCGAACTTAGTCTCATCCATTAAATCAGTTAGCGCGAGATTGATTTATATGTCTTCAGACGCGGTGTTTGACGGAACAAAGGGAGAATATAAAGAAGACAGCAGGGGTAACCCCGTGACCGATTATGGCAGGGCAAAATTAGCAGCAGAAAATGTAATCAAATCTGAGATGGATAATTATACAATCATTCGTGCCGGGTATATTTATGGCGTTGGGGCGAAGGGGATGGACCGAAGATGTGAAAAAATACTCGCAGAAACGAAGGATGGAAAAAAAGTAAAAAGATTTAACGACGTGTTTAGAACCCCGATCCATGTTACAAAATTGGCTAAGTTTATTTGGAAACTGGTGGGGTCGGATTTTAAAGGGATTATTCATGTTGGTGAAGAGAAGCAGAGCGTCTACCAGTTTAGCCAAAAGATTTTAAAAGATGCTGGTGCAGACAGTAGCCTGGTTGAATCTGATTCTGCAAGAGATAAGGGATTAAATATCGCAATAGACACGTCTCTAAACACAAAGCTTTATCATACTTTAATAAAATAAAAACAGTCCCAGAGAGCGAAGGAACTGTTTTTTAGTATTTATCTGTCAGTGGCGTGTTCTATGAGTATGTATAATTTGTTACATAACAATTTATATTGTGTTGTTTTGGTTAAATAAAAAAATGGACCGTTGAACTGAAGGCAGTTCTCGGGTCCCTTATCAGGAATGTGCGATAGCCGTATTAGACGGCGCAGTTAGGGGTTATCTGGTGGGACGAGGATCATGTTGAGCGACATACCGAGCTTGCCGAGTTTCTCGATGAGATCGATCAATGTCCTTCTACCAAAGTTCCGGACCGACATGAGGTCTTCTTCGGTCGTGAGGACAAGATCGAGGATGGTGCGTATGTGGAGATCACGGCAGGCGTGCTTCATCCGTACAGAGGCATCTAATTCTGCCACTTTCATGCACACCACTTGGATGGGGATAACGACTGTGTTGCCATCCTGTGCGCGGAGTGGAATACACAGTTCACCCGATTGTCTCACGATCATGCCAACGGCTAGTAGCTTACTCATCTGTTCACCTCCTCCTATGGAGCAGTCTAAAGAGACACAAAGGCGATGCTCCATCGTAATTTAATGTTTCTAAATTGTCAAGCCCCGTTTGAAATAAAAAAATGGACCTTTGAACAGAAGCTGTTCGCAGGTCCTTCACGGGAATGAGCGGGTGGCCGTACTAGACGGCCTGGTACTCGGTGTACAGAGCGATGATGTGCTTCAGGATCAAGGCAGTACACTCGAGCTCATCGACCACCAGGAATTCCTCCTTGCCATGGAGGTTGCGGGAGCCGTAGCCGATGTTGGGTGTGGCACAGGTGGGGTAGATCATGTTGAAGCCGGCGCCGTCCGTCCCGCCGCGGACGTTGTGATCGGAGGTGGTGACACCGTGGATAGCGTGTGCCGCGTAGATCGGCTGGAGCAGGTCGCGGTTGGCTTCGTTGATCGAGCGGTTGTTGATGCACACCGTCTCGTCCGACACGATCTTGAAGGTACAACCTTCGGCCCTGGCGCACTGCTGTGCGACCTGGACTGCGCGTCGCATCATCACGTCCGTTTCCTTCTCGTCGAAGGAGCGGGGGACGATGAGCAGGCTGGCCTTGCCGGCGTCCATCTTAGCGTCCACGATGTAGAAGAACGGTGCCCTGCGGTCAGCGATGCCGGCGTACGGGTTGAGGAAGAGCTGTTCCATCTGCATGGCGAATGCCATCGCCGCGTAATGAGCGCGGTGGAGCTTGTGCGGGTAGACGCCGGGGTGGGCGTCAGCGCCGTAGAACTCCATCTTCACCATCCGGCAGGCGAAACAGCCCAGGTCGATCTCGCCGACCGGACCTCCGTCCACGGTGAGCAGAACATCCCACGCACCGGCGATCTCCGGCGGGATGTTCTTCCCCTTGATGCGACCGATCTCCTCGTCGGTGCAGATCCACAAGTCGAGCGGTCCGTGCGAAAGTTGCTTGAGGAGCATGTTGCCAACTGCGTCAACGATGACGGCTAGACCACCCTTGTCGTCTGCACCGAGCAGACTGTCGCCGGAGCCGGTGATGATGGTCTTGCCCTCCAGTCCCGTGAGGTCTTCGGCGGGGATCACGACATCACCCTTCGGCAGCACGATGCTCCCGCCCCGATAAGGGGGATGGATGATCGGAGTGACGGCGCCGGAAACGCCGGGGTAGGTGTCGACGTGTGCGGAAAGGCACAGGTACGGCTTGTCTTCGAGTCCTTTGGTCGCCGGGAAGCGAACGATGAGTTCACCTTCCGGCAGGTCCACGAACTGGCCATCGGCAGTGCCCAGCTCGAGCAGGCCGTCTTTCAAGAGGTGCATGACTTCAAGCTGTCCGGGGCTTGTCGGGAACTCCGTTGACTCGGCGTTCGAAGCTGAGTCCACGCCGACATAGCGCAGGAACAGTTCCGTGACCGGAGCGAGTGCGGTCGGTTGGTTCATGCCGAAACCTCCCAAGAATCGGGTAATTGTCTACTGTACCCGGAAATTGGGCACAGTTTTGGTTTTTACCATATTATTTTGACTCTGGCAAGCTAGGGTAGTCACATAGTGACTGCACTGACAAGTCGCCAGAAGCAGCAATATTTGATACAATAATCCGGTATGAATAAGGAAACAAAGATAATAATCAAAGCAGTAGAAGCCGGCGGGGAAGTATTAAGGAAATATTTTGGCCAGGAGCTTAAAGTTGTTCAAAAGACACTTCCGGCTGATGTATACACAAAAGCGGATATTGAGTCGGAAGCAGCGATTTTAAGTATTGTTACCAAAGAATTACCAGGCTATAATATCTTTTCCGAAGAAACGGGAGAGATCAGGAGAAATTCCGAATATACATTAATTATTGATCCCTTGGACGGGTCAAATAACTTTGTTCTGGGGATTCCCAATTTTTCTGCATCAATAGCCCTTTTAAAAAATGATGAAATAATAGCGTCTGCAATTTATGATCCGATTCAGAAAAAAACCTATCACGCGGAAAAGGGAAACGGCGCATTCTGCAATAAGAAAAAAATTGAAGTAAATAAAATTTCTGAATGGGAAAAATCAACTGTTGTTTATATAACCCATTATACTGTGAACCGCAGACCGCATAAGCTAATTATTGACCGGATTGAGAATAAGAAAGTAAAAAGAGTTTTGCGCAACTGGTCACCCTCACTGGATTTTTGCATGCTCGCTTCAGGAAAAATTGAAATTCTGATTAATAATTACAGCGAGATTTATGATCATATTGCCGGTAAACTGATTGCCAGGGAAGCCGGGGCACGCATTACAGATTTTTCCGGAAAAGCTGAAAAAAATGACATGAATAGCATATTCATGGCCACTAACGGCACCAAACTCCATGGCGAAACTGTAAAATTATCACTGACAAATAAATAAAATTATGAGTGAAGGATTATCAAAATTTAATGAAGGTGGAATATCTAATGAGGATGAGCAAAAAAAAGCGCGCATTGATGTTATTCGTTATGAAATTATGCAAATTGAAAGAAAAATCATGAAATTGAATATTCACCGCAAACCAGATTCTGAAGCTGAAATTAGTAGCCTACACGAAAGACAAGCAGAACTTTTAACCGAATTACAACAACTTGAAAATGAAAATTAAAAAAGAAAAAATAGCCTCTATTTCTAGTGGTCATGATCCATTGCATATCGGTTTAATGGGAGCACTCGCTATAATGCTCGCTGCTTTTTTATGGGCATTTGACGGAGTGGTGCTGACACCCTGGGTGGTTGATCTGGGACTTTCTGATATACCGACATTTGTTTTTATGCTGCATGCGGTGTCATCGGTTTTCCTGAGCTATTATTTATTTAGAAAGTTTAAAGAATTGAAAAATCTGGACAAAAAAGACTGGTTGGCATTCGGTCTGACCGGATTCTTTGGCGGAGCGGTCGGTACCATGGCGATTATTGCGGCGATAGTTCAGGTTTACAGCGAGGGTTTAAACATTTCTGTTGTACTATTACTGCAAAAACTTCAGCCGATCTTTGCTATTTTACTGGCCTTTATTTGGCTGAAGGAGAGGCCGAGAAAAATATTTTATGTCTGGGCCGCGGTTGCTTTAATCGGTAGCTATCTTTTGACATTCGGCCTGCATAGTCCGGATTTTAAAGCAACTGGCATGTTCATTCCGGCAATGCTGGCTATTTTAGCGGCGTTTTCGTTCGGATCCTCCACGGTATTTTCTAAAAAAGCGGTTGCTAAAATTAATCATGGATTGAGCACGGCACTGCGGTTTTTTATCACAACCGCAATTATGCTGGTAATAATTTCGGTTATAGAACTGCTAAAATCAGCTGGAATTGAAACGAGCTATGCCGGGTTTAGCGGATTTAGCGCAATTAACTGGAACCTGATCGGCGCGTTTGTTGTTATCGCTTTGAGCACCGGCGGAATGGCGATATTTATATATTACTGGGGGCTGAAAAAAGTTTTAGCATCACGTTCGACTGTTTATGAAATGGTATTTCCGGTAAGTGCAATAATTCTGGAATACTTTATTCATAAACAGACTCTGACAGCCGGACAATGGCTGGGTGCTGTAATTGTATTTGGCGCAATCTGGTCAATTCTGCGACTGAAAAAGATTGATGCGCAGGTTGAATAATAATGATATAATAAAAAAAATATGACAGAAATTTGGCTTTATACAATTGGTAGTGTTTTTATAGTCAGCTTGGTTTCCTTTATTGGAATCCTGGCGATTTCGATTAATCTGGAAAAGTTGAAGAAAGGTCTTTTATTCCTGGTCAGTTTTGCCGCCGGCTCACTTCTGGGCGATGCATTTATCCATTTGATTCCGGAGGTATTTGAGGAATCAGAAAATACAGAGATCGTACCCTTTATGATATTAGCGGGATTTATCATCTTCTTTATTTTGGAAAAGATTCTCTGCTGGCGTCATTGCCATGTACCGACATCCGAAGAACACCCGCATCCGGTGGCAGTGAACAATTTGGTTGGGGATGGATTTCACAACTTGATAGACGGTATGATTATTGCCGGCAGTTTTTTAGTGAGTATACCCTTAGGTATCGCAACCAGTATTGCTGTTTTACTGCATGAAATACCGCAGGAAATAGGTGATTTCGGCATATTACTGCACGCCGGGTTCAATAAGCGGAAAGCATTAATATTCAATTACCTGTCGGCATTGACGGCATTGGTCGGTGCAGCTCTTACTCTGATTATCGGAACAGCGCTGGAAAACAAGCAGGTTTTTGTGATTGCATTTACCATCGGAGGTTTTATCTATATTGCGGCGGCGGATTTAATACCGGAAATGAAGAAGGAAACAAACTTTAAAAAATCCTGGTTCCAGCTTTTGTCTCTGATGCTCGGAATTGGCGTGATGGCACTTTTACTGTTGCTAGAATAAATATCTTTTGATAAATCTGTGGAAAATAATTATTTATTGGCTTTTGCATTAACTTTATTTGCAGGACTTTCGACAGGGATCGGAAGCGCTGTGGTTTTTTTTACAAAAAAACCGTCAGGAAAATTCCTATCTGTTTCACTGGGTTTTTCAGCAGGCGTGATGATTTATGTGTCGTTCATGGAATTACTGCCGAATGGTATTTCTAAACTCGGAGAGAAAATGAATGGATCGGGCGAATGGGTTGGTCTGCTGGCTTTTTTTGTTGGAATATTTACGGTTGCATTAATTGATAAACTGATTCCAAGTCATGATAACCCACATGAAGTGCATACTATGGAAGATATTGAAAATGATACCTTGGGTCATCATCACAAGATGTATAGAATTGGGTTGTTGTCCGCGCTGGTTATTGCAATCCACAACTTTCCTGAAGGTCTGGTTACTTTTGCCGGAACGATCGCTGAGCCCTCACTTGGCATAACGCTTGCGATCGCCGTTGCCATCCACAATATACCCGAAGGGATAGCAGTCGCAGTTCCGGTATTGTATGCTACAAAAAGCAAAAAGAAAGCGTTTTGGTTTTCTATTTTTTCCGGTATCGCAGAACCGGTCGGCGCAGTTGCAGGATATTTTGTTTTATCATGGATATTCACCGATATACTTATTGGAATACTTTTATCATATGTCTCGGGTATAATGGTATTCATATCTCTTGATCAATTGCTTCCAACCGCCAAAGCATACGGTGAGCATCATCTTGCGATTTATGGATTAGTCGCTGGCATGGCTTTAATGGGAGCTAGTCTACTATTATTCTAAATATTTTGCTAAAATAATTGTATGCATTTACCGGACGGGTTTATTGATACAAAAATTGCAGCTTCTTTTCTGGGAGCGGCTTTGACTTTCGGCGCATTCTCAATTGCAAAAATCAAAAAAAACATTTTAGTTAAGAATAAAAAATTTGCTTTAGTTACACCGGAAGGAATTAATTTCGGGTCTGGTGAGACTATGGGAATTTCAAAGTACGGAAGGAAACTGCTGATCAACATGGTTTTGGTTGGGTCATATATTTTTGTAATGCAGATGGTGGATTTTGAACTCGTAGGTGGTCAAATTGGCCATTTTCTTGGCGGAGCGCTGGCCGGCATTTTGCTCGGACCTTTTGCCGGTATGATAGTTATTTCCATAGTTCTCGCGATCCAGGCATTTTTTATGGCGGATGGGGGAATGATTGCACTTGGCTTGAATATAGTTAACATGGCGGTAATCGGCGCGGCGGGCGGGTATTATATTTTCACGTTTATCAGAAAAAGTGTTAGACACAGAACTATTGCAGTTTTACTTGCTGTGTTCTTAAGCGTTGTACTTGCAGCCTTTGCTTACGAATTAGAATCAATGATGACTGGTGCTATTTTTAATCCGGCATTTATTCAAACTCACATGATTGTCGGTTTGGCTGAAGGATTCATTACATTACTGATGCTTAGGGCATTTAATTTTAAAGAATAGATAATCCCAAAAAGCTGATTGGACGTGAATCAGTTTTTTTAATACAATGGATCTATGCAATCCACAGACAAAATTTACGGAGACATCGAAATAACGGAGCCGGTGGTTTTGGCATTGATTGAAACCCCGCAAATGCAGCGGCTGAAAAAAATCCACCAATACGGCATTTATCATTATTTCTATCC
The Patescibacteria group bacterium genome window above contains:
- the dnaX gene encoding DNA polymerase III subunit gamma/tau, with protein sequence MSQTIYRKYRPQSFKDLVDQNHIRITLINELESGRIAHAYLFTGPRGVGKTTIARLFAKSLNCKKRKKDSAEPCNECSSCKDIMKGRLLDLIEIDAASHTGVDNVRQNIIDNARVATVSSTYKVFIIDEVHMLSISAFNALLKTLEEPPENVVFILATTEVHKVPQTIISRCQRFDFQKVGVKDLVLRLNTIISQEKVQIDDAVLKAIALASDGSVRDAESMLGQVLSLGEKKITMDHIDLIVPHSDDTLVIQFLSLVAMGNTPASIELVNRLVDEGGNVRNFVKNIIEVLRRIMLLNISSSLEKFVVYEMDDELQKEMTNISNRYDSKELIRWINIFLEVEPMIKTQTDIIQLPLEIAVLEIIEGDKDISLPGEKNRPSFTPSFQSPVKKSKAEIKPLPTVQRIVKEEIEPIFAEKKKDAKTDEIKKEVPIIKLSEIEKKWRTFLKKLKAHNHSLSLTLSVGEVVEISGKIITIAFGFQFYMDRVWEAKNKQIIENVLDEVYETPLTFTCVIDNALRDKKIPEHNKSEEESSELKDALDTFGGKVVEG
- a CDS encoding GIY-YIG nuclease family protein; protein product: MYSTYVIKSIHFQSRYVGSTDNVEKRVEEHNNGKCRYTKGRSPWVLIYKEDFNSRSEAMKREKFLKSGKGRKLLDEKLKKIADIENKNI
- a CDS encoding rubrerythrin family protein; protein product: MGNLAGSQTEENLLKAFAGESQARMRYDYFSKQAKKEGLEQIFGFFEETAMNEREHAKVFFKFLEGNMVEITATYPAGKIGTTLENLKAAADGENEEWTKLYPEFAKVADEEGFKEIANAFRNIAKVEEQHEKRYRKLYQNLDEGKVFVSGDKIVWKCRNCGYLHEGTKAPNICPACQHPQAHFEIFKQNY
- a CDS encoding NAD(P)-dependent oxidoreductase is translated as MTKKNRKVSVAFFEVEQWEKEYLEKRLKGFELIFFGKTADKESLNSIQNVSILSPFIYSKISKDILLALPNLKLVATRSTGFDHIDLVSARKLNIKVANVPTYGANTVAEHTFALILSLSRKIHQAYERTSRGNFSLEGLRGFDLRDKTIGVVGGGNIGQHVVRIAQGFNMKVIVYDVHRDRKLAKKMGFEYVTLNRLISTSNIITLHAPYNKKTHHMINRQNIKLVKDGAMIINTARGGLIDTTALIDGLRDGKLAGIGLDVLEEEKYILKEEAELLSPHFISKNQQNIKENLETVVEGHMLLMSDKVVVTPHNAFNSKEALERILDTTIENITSFSKKIRMKNLVK
- a CDS encoding sugar nucleotide-binding protein; translated protein: MKRKALILGATGYLGSEVVNNAPENLVLYFGSRDVRIAGHNQVMVDLLDYDTVKKAIADIAPDIIIHSARLGEFDDDPVKAKEVTANLVSSIKSVSARLIYMSSDAVFDGTKGEYKEDSRGNPVTDYGRAKLAAENVIKSEMDNYTIIRAGYIYGVGAKGMDRRCEKILAETKDGKKVKRFNDVFRTPIHVTKLAKFIWKLVGSDFKGIIHVGEEKQSVYQFSQKILKDAGADSSLVESDSARDKGLNIAIDTSLNTKLYHTLIK
- a CDS encoding DNA-directed RNA polymerase subunit alpha C-terminal domain-containing protein, with amino-acid sequence MSKLLAVGMIVRQSGELCIPLRAQDGNTVVIPIQVVCMKVAELDASVRMKHACRDLHIRTILDLVLTTEEDLMSVRNFGRRTLIDLIEKLGKLGMSLNMILVPPDNP
- a CDS encoding M20/M25/M40 family metallo-hydrolase; this encodes MNQPTALAPVTELFLRYVGVDSASNAESTEFPTSPGQLEVMHLLKDGLLELGTADGQFVDLPEGELIVRFPATKGLEDKPYLCLSAHVDTYPGVSGAVTPIIHPPYRGGSIVLPKGDVVIPAEDLTGLEGKTIITGSGDSLLGADDKGGLAVIVDAVGNMLLKQLSHGPLDLWICTDEEIGRIKGKNIPPEIAGAWDVLLTVDGGPVGEIDLGCFACRMVKMEFYGADAHPGVYPHKLHRAHYAAMAFAMQMEQLFLNPYAGIADRRAPFFYIVDAKMDAGKASLLIVPRSFDEKETDVMMRRAVQVAQQCARAEGCTFKIVSDETVCINNRSINEANRDLLQPIYAAHAIHGVTTSDHNVRGGTDGAGFNMIYPTCATPNIGYGSRNLHGKEEFLVVDELECTALILKHIIALYTEYQAV